The window ATTACATTAAAGAGGCAGATGCATGTGGCCAATGCAGAGGCAGTATGAGAAATTCTACCGGGGCCGTGCCCGGCGGTGGCAGCAAGGGCAATGGGGAAGGTACCAAGCGAAACCTAGTTCAAACTACCTCCTTATATGATGACCATGGTACAGGACGTCGAAGAAACATTGACAGCAGAACAGGCGAGCCAACTAACCCACCTGTTGTGGAAATTTCAGAACATTTTTGCTGCTAGTGAATTTGACCGGGCATCGTTCAAGGAGGTATCTCACCACATCGACACGGGTAATGCAAGACCCAAGAAGCAAAACATACGACGAACACAAGCATGCTTTGCACAGGAGGAGAAAGGACACCTTCAGCGCATGCTCGACGCGGGCATCATCCAACCATCAGTATCTGAGTGGGCATCGGCACCAGTCCTGGTAAGGAAGAGGGATGCGTCAGATCAGTGGTGTGTAGActatcaggaactgaactctcgcaCCATTAAGGACGTGTACCCACTCCCCCTAATCGATGAGTGCCTAGACACATTGGCGGGAAATGAATGGTTTAGCAAGCTAGATGTCAACTCGGCCTACTATCAGATCAACATAGCAGAAGAAGATTGAAAGAAGACGGCATTCATCACCAAGTACGTACTGTTCGAATTCAAGAACGGCATTCATCACCAAGTACGGACTGTTCGAATTCAAGAAACATAGAAGAAGATTGAAAGAAGACGGTATTCATCACCAAGTATGGACTGTTCGAATTCAAGACGGCATTCATCACCAAGTACGGACTGTTCGAATTCAAGAAAATCAGAGCCTTTGGTCTCCTTGAATTTTCTTGAATTCGAACAGTCCGTACTTGGTGATGAATGCTGTCTTGAATTCGAACAGTCCGTACTAGGTGATGAATGCCGTCTTCTTTCGATCTTCTTTTGCTATGTTTGAATATCTTCTTCGGAGCCTTTGGTCTCTGTAATGCTCCAGTTACCTACGCTAGGGTTATGAATTTGGTATTACGGGAGCTAAATTGGGAAATTGTGCTAGCTTTCTTGGAACATCCTAGTGCTGGGCCATTCATTCCAGAGTCACCTCTCCAACCTAGCACAGGTATTTGAGAGATTCAGTACCTATGGTTTACGCCTGAAACCACAAAAATGTGCCCTCTTCAAGAAGCGGGTTGAGTTCCTGGGAAGGATGGTTAGTAGGGCGGGACTAGAACTGGGGAAAGAGGCGATAGACACAGTGGTGAAATGGCAGACTCCTGGGTCATTCAAGGACGTGGAAAGATTCTTGGGACTGGCCAACTACCACCGGGCCTTCATAAAGGGATTCGCAGAGTTAGCCACACCCCTGTATGCACTGACCGGCGGAAACAGATTCGAATGGGGAGACAAGCATCAGGAGGCCTTTACAGTTATCAAAACGGCCTTAACTACAGCTCCGGTCCTGGGATTACCTAATGGACATGACCCCTTCGTCCTGGACACCGATGCCTCCGACTGGGCGATAGGAGTGGAACTGCTACAGGTTCAAGAAAAGCAAGAAAAGGTAATTGCTTATGCCAGATTTGCATTGACTCCATAACAGAGAAGGTATTGCACCACTAAGAAAAAGTTATTGGCAGTAGTCAGGTTTACCAGTCTTTTTCGGCACTATCTCTTGGGGCGGCCTTTTACCGCCCCAAGAATAAACTGCCGTGGCACTGACCACGGCAGTTTGTTCTGGCTGATTAGGTTTAAGAACCTCC is drawn from Procambarus clarkii isolate CNS0578487 chromosome 90, FALCON_Pclarkii_2.0, whole genome shotgun sequence and contains these coding sequences:
- the LOC138359398 gene encoding uncharacterized protein is translated as MVSRAGLELGKEAIDTVVKWQTPGSFKDVERFLGLANYHRAFIKGFAELATPLYALTGGNRFEWGDKHQEAFTVIKTALTTAPVLGLPNGHDPFVLDTDASDWAIGVELLQVQEKQEKVIAYARFALTP